The Verrucomicrobiia bacterium genome includes a region encoding these proteins:
- a CDS encoding lytic transglycosylase domain-containing protein, translating into MAAPIQDPRPSPPPRPTRSLRRWAWVAVLLLVLIPIDVSLIHTWRQQRRADHVEGFIQEAALRHGVDSALVKAVVWRESRFHESARGGVGELGLMQVGALAAQEWAEAHRLTSFQHEDLLDPERNTQAGTWYLAKLLRRYAHTDHPETFALADYNAGRVNVRRWLTGPAVTNAAAFLEVMDFPGTRAYVRAVLERRELYRQGRD; encoded by the coding sequence ATGGCTGCCCCCATTCAGGATCCCCGCCCTTCCCCACCGCCACGTCCCACACGATCCCTCCGCCGCTGGGCCTGGGTGGCCGTGCTCCTGCTCGTTCTCATCCCGATCGATGTCTCCCTCATCCATACCTGGCGCCAGCAACGCCGGGCCGACCACGTGGAGGGCTTCATCCAGGAGGCCGCCCTCCGTCACGGCGTCGATTCCGCCCTCGTCAAGGCGGTCGTCTGGCGGGAAAGCCGCTTCCACGAATCCGCCCGGGGCGGCGTCGGCGAACTGGGCCTGATGCAGGTCGGCGCCCTCGCCGCGCAGGAGTGGGCGGAGGCCCATCGCCTCACGTCCTTTCAACATGAGGACCTGCTCGATCCCGAACGGAACACCCAGGCGGGCACATGGTACCTGGCCAAACTCCTCCGCCGCTACGCCCACACCGATCACCCGGAAACCTTCGCCCTCGCGGATTACAATGCCGGCCGGGTGAACGTGCGCCGCTGGCTGACCGGCCCCGCCGTGACCAATGCGGCGGCCTTCCTTGAAGTCATGGATTTCCCCGGCACCCGTGCCTACGTGCGGGCCGTCCTGGAACGTCGCGAACTCTACCGACAGGGACGCGACTGA
- a CDS encoding mandelate racemase/muconate lactonizing enzyme family protein → MKIQRILAYRVELPLRETTYRWSGGNAVTVFDSTIVRVETDTGLAGHGEVCPLGPAYLPAYAGGVRAGLREIGPQLIGEDPLALGRLNRRMDALLKGHPYVKTGIDVACWDLLGQATGLPVCELLGGRYGEDFPLYRAISQEAPDAMAARVAEYRAEGYRRFQLKVGGDPDEDIDRIRAVAARLERGDRLIADANTGWLQHEAVRVVQAVREVDVAIEQPCRTYEECLAVRRLCPHPFVLDETMDGIDVLLRARGDLAMDAVNLKISKLGGLTRTRQVRDLCVSLGLAMTLEDTWGGDLATAAIAHLAHSTPPEFLYTSTDFNSYVTVSTAEGAPQRVNGRLAASREPGLGVRPRMDVLGSPVLEIG, encoded by the coding sequence ATGAAGATCCAACGCATCCTGGCGTACCGCGTCGAGCTGCCGCTGCGCGAAACCACGTACCGGTGGAGCGGCGGCAACGCGGTGACCGTCTTCGACAGCACGATTGTCCGGGTCGAGACCGACACGGGCCTGGCCGGACACGGCGAGGTGTGTCCTCTGGGGCCGGCCTACCTGCCGGCCTACGCCGGAGGTGTTCGTGCGGGGTTGCGGGAGATCGGGCCGCAACTGATCGGTGAAGACCCGCTCGCCCTGGGCCGGTTGAACCGCCGGATGGATGCCCTGCTCAAGGGCCACCCGTATGTGAAGACGGGAATCGATGTGGCCTGCTGGGATCTGCTGGGTCAGGCGACGGGACTGCCGGTCTGCGAATTGCTGGGCGGGCGGTACGGGGAGGATTTCCCGCTCTACCGGGCCATTTCCCAGGAGGCACCGGACGCCATGGCGGCCCGGGTCGCGGAGTACCGTGCGGAAGGGTACCGGCGGTTCCAGCTCAAGGTGGGCGGGGACCCGGACGAGGACATCGACCGGATCCGGGCGGTGGCGGCGCGGCTGGAACGGGGGGACCGGTTGATCGCCGACGCCAATACGGGATGGCTCCAGCACGAGGCGGTGCGGGTGGTCCAGGCGGTGCGCGAGGTGGATGTCGCCATCGAACAGCCCTGCCGGACCTACGAGGAATGCCTCGCGGTCCGGCGCCTGTGCCCGCATCCGTTCGTCCTCGACGAGACGATGGATGGGATCGACGTGCTGTTGCGGGCGCGGGGGGATCTGGCGATGGACGCGGTCAATCTGAAGATCAGCAAGCTGGGCGGCCTGACGCGGACGAGGCAGGTGCGGGATCTGTGTGTGAGCCTGGGACTGGCGATGACCCTCGAGGACACCTGGGGCGGGGATCTGGCGACGGCTGCCATCGCGCACCTGGCGCACAGCACTCCGCCGGAGTTCCTCTACACCAGCACCGACTTCAACAGCTACGTCACCGTCTCCACCGCCGAAGGGGCGCCGCAACGGGTCAACGGCCGGCTGGCGGCATCGCGTGAGCCGGGGTTGGGCGTGCGACCGAGGATGGACGTGCTGGGGAGCCCGGTGCTGGAGATCGGGTAG
- a CDS encoding sulfatase, with translation MGVVVAGVMLMAVTAGARSPNVVVIFADDLGYGDLGCYGHPGIRTPHLDRMAAEGLRFTDFYSAAPVCTPSRAALLTGRHAVRSGMIQMAGTRGVLFPDSAGGLPPDEITLAEALKPSGYATAHLGKWHLGIHAGSRPGDQGFDVSFGLPYSNDMDLRPGLPGTARFLPDPPADGWNVPLIRDGAIVERPAWQATLTRRYTEEAVRFIEAQKDRPFFLYLAHTMPHTPLFASEAFRGTSRRGLYGDVVEELDWSVGQVLEALRREGLAGNTLVVFTSDNGPWLTEREQGGSAGLLRDGKGSTWEGGMRVPGIAWMPGRIRPGVTHEPASTLDVFPTALAMAGVPLPAGVTLDGNDLSSLLFEGRPLPARPYFFYRTDAVYACRLGDWKAHFITHGGSGGSGPAARTVHETPLLFHLGRDPSERFDVAAAYPEVVAGIRAHVEAHRALVVPGVPQLR, from the coding sequence ATGGGTGTTGTCGTCGCGGGCGTGATGCTGATGGCGGTGACGGCGGGGGCGCGGAGTCCGAACGTGGTGGTGATCTTTGCGGACGACCTGGGGTATGGGGATCTGGGGTGTTACGGGCATCCGGGGATCCGGACGCCGCATCTGGACCGGATGGCGGCGGAGGGGCTGCGGTTCACGGACTTCTATTCGGCGGCGCCGGTCTGCACGCCGAGCCGGGCGGCGTTGCTGACGGGGCGCCATGCGGTGCGGAGCGGGATGATCCAGATGGCGGGGACGCGCGGGGTGCTGTTTCCGGATTCGGCAGGCGGGTTGCCTCCGGACGAGATCACGCTGGCGGAGGCGTTGAAGCCGTCGGGATACGCCACGGCGCACCTTGGGAAGTGGCATCTGGGGATCCATGCCGGGTCGCGTCCGGGAGACCAGGGGTTCGATGTCAGCTTTGGACTGCCCTACTCGAACGACATGGATTTGAGACCGGGCCTGCCCGGGACGGCGCGGTTCCTGCCGGACCCGCCGGCGGATGGCTGGAACGTGCCGTTGATCCGGGACGGGGCGATTGTGGAACGGCCGGCGTGGCAGGCGACGTTGACGCGGCGCTACACGGAGGAGGCGGTGCGGTTCATCGAGGCTCAGAAGGACCGGCCGTTTTTTCTCTACCTGGCGCACACGATGCCGCACACGCCGCTGTTCGCGTCGGAGGCGTTCCGGGGGACGAGCCGGCGCGGGTTGTATGGGGATGTGGTCGAGGAACTGGACTGGAGTGTCGGTCAGGTGCTGGAGGCGCTGCGTCGGGAAGGGCTTGCCGGGAATACGCTGGTGGTGTTCACCAGCGACAACGGGCCCTGGCTGACGGAACGGGAGCAGGGGGGCAGCGCCGGGTTGTTGCGGGACGGCAAGGGCAGCACCTGGGAAGGGGGCATGCGCGTTCCGGGCATCGCCTGGATGCCGGGCCGGATCCGGCCGGGGGTGACGCACGAGCCCGCCAGCACGCTGGATGTGTTTCCGACCGCCCTGGCGATGGCCGGTGTGCCCCTGCCTGCCGGAGTGACGCTGGACGGGAACGACCTGTCGTCCCTGCTGTTCGAGGGACGTCCGCTGCCGGCGCGGCCCTATTTCTTCTACCGGACCGATGCGGTGTACGCCTGCCGGCTCGGGGATTGGAAGGCGCACTTCATCACGCATGGGGGTTCGGGCGGATCGGGTCCGGCGGCACGGACGGTGCATGAGACGCCGCTGCTGTTTCATCTGGGGCGCGATCCCTCGGAACGATTCGATGTCGCGGCGGCCTACCCGGAAGTGGTGGCGGGCATCCGGGCGCACGTCGAGGCGCACCGGGCGTTGGTGGTGCCGGGCGTGCCGCAGTTGAGGTGA
- a CDS encoding arsenate reductase ArsC yields the protein MEKLKVLFLCTGNSCRSQMAEGWARHLKNDLLEPFSAGIEQHGMNPHAVQVMAEAGVDISRQFSKTPADIGPVGFDYVVTVCGHADEHCPAFPGGARIVHAGFEDPPKLTGHLPDGEEKLAVYRRVRDEIRRFVESLPGALEAHSPTTP from the coding sequence ATGGAAAAGCTGAAGGTATTGTTCCTCTGCACGGGAAACTCCTGCCGCAGCCAGATGGCTGAAGGCTGGGCCCGCCACCTCAAGAACGACCTCCTGGAGCCGTTCTCCGCCGGAATCGAGCAGCACGGGATGAATCCGCATGCGGTTCAGGTGATGGCGGAGGCCGGCGTGGACATCTCCCGGCAGTTCTCCAAGACGCCGGCCGACATCGGACCCGTCGGGTTCGATTACGTGGTGACGGTCTGCGGTCATGCGGATGAACATTGCCCTGCGTTTCCGGGTGGAGCGCGCATCGTGCATGCCGGCTTTGAAGACCCTCCGAAGCTGACAGGGCATCTCCCGGACGGAGAGGAGAAGCTGGCCGTTTACCGGCGCGTTCGGGACGAGATCCGGCGGTTTGTCGAATCCCTGCCCGGAGCGCTGGAGGCTCATTCCCCCACAACACCATGA
- a CDS encoding RNA methyltransferase codes for MLRVRPIDSLDLPELAPYRTLRQPHDHYRERYFVAEGATVVRRLIESDLTLFSVLLPEDRFEPLRPALEARPETIDAFIGPMPLLETMTGFNLYQGVLACARIPPPAELDVAFAMADRPRFFVATDELANAENLGGLLRTAAGLGAHALLVGETCAHPYLRRSVRASMGALFSLPVVEPVSLVEALRELSRRGVRCVGAHPHATGITLPEADLRGDCCIVLGSEGHGLRPAVRDVCDVCVALPMHHGVDSLNVAAAGAVFLYEVWRQRQSPPASASQRH; via the coding sequence GTGCTTCGCGTCCGCCCCATCGATTCCCTCGATCTCCCCGAACTGGCGCCCTACCGCACTCTCCGGCAACCCCATGACCATTACCGCGAGCGTTACTTTGTGGCAGAGGGAGCCACTGTGGTGCGGCGCCTCATCGAGAGCGATTTGACCCTCTTTTCGGTCCTCCTTCCCGAGGATCGCTTTGAGCCCCTGCGGCCCGCCCTCGAAGCACGGCCCGAAACCATTGATGCCTTCATCGGGCCCATGCCGCTTCTCGAGACCATGACCGGCTTCAACCTCTACCAAGGGGTCCTGGCCTGTGCCCGGATCCCGCCTCCCGCGGAACTCGATGTTGCCTTCGCCATGGCCGATCGACCGCGCTTCTTTGTGGCCACCGACGAACTGGCCAACGCGGAGAACCTCGGCGGACTCCTCCGCACGGCCGCCGGTCTGGGCGCCCACGCCCTCCTGGTCGGGGAAACCTGCGCCCATCCCTACCTCCGTCGCTCGGTCCGTGCCTCCATGGGTGCCCTCTTTTCCCTGCCTGTCGTCGAACCCGTATCCCTGGTCGAAGCCCTCCGCGAGCTGTCCCGTCGCGGTGTCCGCTGCGTCGGCGCCCATCCGCATGCCACCGGCATCACCCTGCCCGAGGCGGATCTGCGGGGCGATTGCTGCATCGTCCTCGGCAGCGAAGGACACGGCCTCCGACCCGCCGTCCGTGACGTCTGCGATGTCTGCGTCGCCCTCCCCATGCACCACGGCGTGGATTCCCTCAACGTCGCCGCCGCCGGTGCCGTGTTCCTTTACGAGGTCTGGCGACAGCGCCAATCCCCTCCCGCCAGCGCATCCCAACGCCATTGA
- a CDS encoding molybdenum cofactor biosysynthesis protein yields the protein MQLCHLFLSPGHNYFGHHEQPPGDHPIVEVGQLECVAGQGIRGDRFCGFRPEYKGQITFFEMETYDDLCRAFGVSNRHPGVFRRNVLCRGVALKDLIDTEFTVQGVRFLGVEECRPCHWMNLAFGPGAENALRGRGGLRARILSHGILHRDPCPSASAP from the coding sequence ATGCAGCTCTGCCATCTCTTCCTCTCGCCCGGTCACAACTACTTCGGGCACCACGAGCAACCCCCTGGCGATCACCCCATCGTCGAGGTCGGACAACTGGAGTGCGTTGCCGGGCAGGGCATCCGTGGCGACCGCTTCTGCGGGTTCCGCCCGGAATACAAGGGCCAGATCACCTTCTTCGAAATGGAGACCTACGACGACCTCTGCCGGGCCTTCGGCGTCTCGAACCGTCATCCGGGCGTGTTCCGCCGCAACGTCCTCTGCCGCGGCGTCGCCCTGAAGGACCTCATCGACACCGAATTCACGGTGCAAGGCGTGCGGTTCCTTGGCGTCGAGGAATGCCGGCCCTGCCACTGGATGAACCTCGCCTTCGGCCCCGGCGCCGAGAACGCCCTCCGTGGTCGCGGCGGCCTGCGCGCCCGCATCCTCTCCCACGGCATCCTTCACCGCGACCCATGCCCGTCCGCTTCAGCGCCGTGA
- a CDS encoding molybdenum cofactor guanylyltransferase — translation MPVRFSAVILAGGASSRMGRDKAWIELDGHPLLRRQLDLARAAGADDLWISGRPDTDYSGLDAPVLLDRTPGLGPLAGLHRGLEAARHDLVLALAVDLARLTPDWLRLVAGHGAPGCGAVPVADGRPQPLAAFYPRAIAPRVARHLAGRRLALQALVADGVAQGELVLVSLGPEAAPAFANWNVPADLPKPPP, via the coding sequence ATGCCCGTCCGCTTCAGCGCCGTGATCCTCGCCGGCGGCGCCTCGTCCCGCATGGGGCGCGACAAGGCCTGGATCGAACTCGACGGCCACCCCCTCCTCCGCCGTCAACTCGACCTCGCCCGGGCCGCCGGTGCCGACGACCTCTGGATCTCCGGACGCCCGGACACCGACTACTCCGGCCTCGACGCGCCGGTCCTGCTCGACCGCACCCCGGGGCTCGGCCCGCTGGCCGGACTTCACCGCGGCCTCGAAGCCGCCCGCCACGACCTCGTCCTCGCCCTCGCCGTGGATCTCGCCCGGCTCACCCCGGACTGGTTGCGCCTCGTCGCCGGCCATGGCGCCCCCGGCTGCGGCGCGGTTCCCGTCGCCGACGGTCGCCCCCAACCCCTTGCCGCCTTCTACCCCCGCGCCATCGCACCCCGCGTCGCCCGACACCTCGCCGGCCGGCGCCTCGCCCTCCAGGCCCTGGTTGCCGACGGCGTGGCGCAGGGCGAACTCGTCCTGGTTTCCCTAGGGCCCGAGGCCGCTCCCGCCTTCGCCAATTGGAACGTCCCCGCCGACCTTCCGAAGCCGCCGCCCTGA
- a CDS encoding aminopeptidase P N-terminal domain-containing protein, whose translation MRHAPIDPQLFVENRRRLMRLLPPGSLAVVNANDILPTNADGTLRPVPNADLFHLTGVEQEETLLVLFPDADDERLREVLFLRETSDLIATWEGRKLSREAAREATGIRNVQWLAEFPRLFHRLMCEADHVWLNSNEHKRADIVVETREARFVRWVRERYPLHQYHRLARLMHRLRAVKHPHEVDLVRQACAITRAGFERVARFVQPGVSEHEVEAEFAHEFLRRRASFAYSPIIASGPNACILHYGENDQTCRDGDLLLLDVAAAYANYASDLTRTLPVNGRFTARQRRVYEAVLRVLRGAIAQLRPGVKWKHWQEAAEEAMARECVDLGLLTLRDLRENPEDPMRRPVKRFFMHGLGHPIGLDVHDVGFTTEPFAPGWIMTVEPGLYLKDEGIGVRLENVVLITGDGPVDLMADIPIDPDAIEALMKG comes from the coding sequence ATGCGCCACGCGCCGATCGATCCCCAGCTCTTCGTCGAGAACCGCCGTCGGTTGATGCGTCTCCTGCCCCCGGGCTCCCTCGCCGTCGTCAACGCCAACGACATCCTCCCCACCAATGCCGACGGCACCCTCCGCCCCGTCCCCAACGCGGACCTCTTCCACCTCACCGGCGTCGAACAGGAGGAAACCCTCCTCGTCCTCTTCCCCGACGCCGACGACGAGCGCCTGCGGGAAGTCCTCTTCCTCCGCGAAACCAGCGACCTCATCGCCACCTGGGAGGGACGCAAGCTCTCCCGCGAAGCGGCCCGCGAAGCCACCGGCATCCGCAATGTCCAGTGGCTCGCCGAGTTTCCCCGCCTCTTTCACCGCCTCATGTGCGAGGCCGATCACGTCTGGCTCAATTCCAACGAACACAAGCGCGCCGACATCGTGGTCGAAACCCGCGAGGCCCGCTTCGTCCGCTGGGTCCGCGAACGCTATCCCCTCCATCAGTACCACCGCCTCGCCCGCCTCATGCACCGGCTCCGCGCCGTCAAGCATCCCCACGAGGTGGACCTCGTCCGCCAGGCCTGCGCCATCACCCGCGCCGGGTTCGAACGCGTCGCCCGCTTCGTCCAGCCCGGCGTTTCCGAACATGAGGTCGAGGCCGAGTTCGCCCACGAGTTCCTCCGCCGTCGTGCCAGCTTCGCCTATTCGCCCATCATCGCCTCCGGCCCCAATGCCTGCATCCTCCACTACGGCGAAAACGACCAGACCTGCCGCGACGGCGACCTCCTCCTCCTCGATGTCGCCGCCGCGTACGCCAACTACGCCTCCGATCTCACCCGCACCCTCCCCGTCAACGGCCGCTTCACCGCCCGCCAACGCCGGGTGTACGAGGCCGTCCTGCGCGTCCTCCGCGGCGCCATCGCCCAGCTCCGGCCCGGCGTGAAATGGAAACACTGGCAGGAGGCCGCCGAGGAGGCCATGGCCCGCGAATGCGTGGACCTCGGCCTCCTCACACTCCGCGACCTCCGCGAAAACCCCGAGGACCCCATGCGTCGCCCGGTCAAACGCTTCTTCATGCACGGACTCGGCCACCCCATCGGCCTCGATGTCCACGACGTCGGCTTCACCACCGAACCCTTCGCCCCCGGCTGGATCATGACCGTCGAACCCGGCCTCTACCTCAAGGACGAGGGCATCGGCGTCCGCCTCGAAAACGTCGTCCTCATCACCGGGGACGGCCCGGTGGATCTCATGGCCGACATCCCCATCGATCCCGACGCCATCGAGGCGCTCATGAAGGGCTGA
- a CDS encoding UvrD-helicase domain-containing protein gives MFDLSDLNPQQREAVTTVDGPVLILAGAGTGKTRVITHRIAWMLHRGVAPGNILAVTFTNKAAREMLGRVRQLVPARRSREGRETERPTMCTFHSLGVRILRRHIEKLGYKANFTIYDDTEQLGVVKRLLATLSERDIKAKPQDVLAALSRLRNAPPDAELPVTQDGMALARHLRRRYETALRAANAVDFDDLILLPIRLFRAHADALEECRARYRYVMVDEYQDTNGAQFELVRALAVEHRNLCVVGDDDQSIYGWRGAEIANLLDFERHFPEVKVVLLEQNYRSTNTILTAANHVIRNNPRRRGKNLWSRHGEGRKIRLVSCAHDEAEAQWVVDEIELGRMSRAIPWGQQAVLFRTNQQSRPMEAALRRARVRYRIVGGQSFFDRLEIRDFLAYLKMLHQPDDDASLLRIANVPARGLSDVTLERLLGASQERQCSVFAAMRHTDVQEGLAVRTREALQKFILWVEETRQRLESIQAGQPLGPWAEGVLTEVGYWDHLRKSERNLEAAENRIRNLKELIAALDGPEAATGGTGPDRLAEGLADMALDTDRSSSSEKHGDEVTLITMHSCKGLEFPHVYIVGLEEGLLPHTRAKEEGTLDEERRLFYVALTRAMQTLTLSHCEGRKRYGQALPAQPSSFLRELPPELVEHEDAAARKPVASDTGKSLFAGMRDRVAQMGP, from the coding sequence ATGTTCGACCTTTCGGACCTCAACCCGCAGCAGCGCGAGGCAGTGACCACGGTGGACGGGCCGGTGCTGATCCTGGCGGGGGCGGGCACCGGGAAGACGCGGGTCATCACGCACCGGATTGCGTGGATGCTGCACCGGGGGGTGGCGCCGGGGAACATCCTGGCGGTGACGTTCACGAACAAGGCGGCGCGGGAGATGCTGGGGCGGGTGCGGCAGTTGGTGCCGGCGCGGCGGTCGCGGGAGGGGCGGGAGACGGAACGTCCGACGATGTGCACCTTCCATTCGCTGGGGGTGCGGATCCTGCGGCGTCACATCGAGAAGCTGGGGTACAAGGCGAACTTCACGATCTACGACGACACCGAGCAGCTGGGGGTGGTGAAGCGGTTGCTGGCGACGCTCAGCGAGAGGGACATCAAGGCGAAGCCGCAGGACGTGCTGGCGGCGCTGAGCCGGCTGCGGAACGCCCCGCCGGACGCGGAACTGCCGGTGACCCAGGACGGGATGGCGCTGGCGCGGCATCTGCGGCGGCGGTACGAGACCGCCTTGCGGGCGGCGAACGCGGTGGATTTCGACGATCTCATCCTGCTGCCCATCCGGTTGTTCCGGGCGCATGCGGACGCCCTTGAGGAATGCCGGGCGCGGTACCGGTATGTGATGGTGGACGAGTACCAGGACACCAACGGGGCGCAGTTCGAGCTGGTGCGGGCGCTGGCGGTGGAGCATCGGAATCTGTGCGTGGTGGGGGACGACGACCAGAGCATCTACGGGTGGCGCGGGGCGGAGATCGCGAACCTCCTGGATTTCGAGCGGCACTTCCCGGAGGTGAAGGTGGTCCTGCTGGAGCAGAACTACCGGTCCACGAACACGATCCTGACCGCCGCCAACCACGTGATCCGGAACAACCCGAGGCGGCGCGGGAAGAACCTGTGGTCGCGGCACGGCGAGGGACGGAAGATCCGGCTGGTGAGTTGCGCGCACGACGAGGCGGAGGCGCAGTGGGTGGTGGACGAGATCGAGCTGGGGCGGATGTCGCGGGCGATCCCGTGGGGGCAGCAGGCGGTGCTGTTCCGGACCAACCAGCAGTCGCGCCCGATGGAGGCGGCGCTGCGGCGGGCCAGGGTGCGGTACCGGATCGTGGGGGGACAATCGTTCTTCGACCGGCTCGAGATCCGGGATTTCCTGGCCTACCTCAAGATGCTGCATCAGCCCGACGACGATGCGAGCCTGCTGCGGATTGCGAATGTGCCGGCGCGGGGCTTGAGCGATGTGACGCTTGAGCGGTTGCTGGGGGCGAGCCAGGAGCGGCAGTGTTCCGTGTTCGCAGCGATGCGGCACACGGACGTTCAGGAGGGGCTGGCGGTGCGGACGCGGGAGGCGCTGCAGAAGTTCATCCTGTGGGTGGAGGAGACCCGGCAACGTCTGGAATCGATCCAGGCGGGGCAGCCGCTGGGTCCGTGGGCCGAGGGGGTCCTGACGGAGGTGGGGTACTGGGATCACCTGCGGAAGTCGGAACGAAACCTCGAGGCGGCGGAGAACCGGATTCGCAATCTGAAGGAACTCATTGCCGCGCTGGACGGTCCTGAAGCGGCGACGGGCGGGACCGGGCCGGACCGGTTGGCGGAGGGATTGGCGGACATGGCTTTGGACACCGATCGGTCATCGAGTTCAGAGAAGCATGGCGACGAGGTCACGCTGATCACGATGCACAGTTGCAAGGGGCTTGAGTTTCCGCACGTGTACATCGTCGGGCTCGAAGAGGGGCTGCTGCCGCACACGCGGGCGAAGGAGGAGGGGACGCTCGATGAGGAACGCCGGCTGTTTTATGTGGCCCTGACCCGGGCGATGCAGACACTGACGTTGTCGCATTGCGAGGGGCGCAAGCGGTACGGGCAGGCGTTGCCGGCGCAACCCTCGTCGTTCCTGCGCGAGCTGCCGCCGGAACTGGTCGAGCACGAGGACGCCGCGGCGCGCAAGCCGGTGGCGTCGGACACGGGAAAGAGCCTGTTCGCGGGGATGCGGGACCGGGTGGCGCAAATGGGGCCGTGA
- the fabG gene encoding 3-oxoacyl-[acyl-carrier-protein] reductase yields the protein MSLLAGKSAVVTGAGRGIGRAIALRFAAEGANVACVSRTRENAERVAEEVRSAGRQAWAFAVDVADAEAVRQAGEAILAEIKAVDVLVNNAGITRDGLVMRLAESDWDEVLDTNLKGAFHVTRAFSRAFLKQRSGRIINVASIIGLIGNAGQANYAASKAGLIGFTKSVAREFASRGVTCNAIAPGFITTDMTAALGDDLRAQLLARIPMNCLGEPEDIAQAALYLAGPGGRYVTGQVLVVDGGMVM from the coding sequence ATGAGTCTGCTGGCGGGCAAATCGGCGGTGGTCACCGGAGCGGGTCGCGGCATCGGCCGCGCCATCGCCCTGCGCTTCGCCGCGGAAGGCGCCAATGTGGCCTGCGTCTCCCGTACCCGGGAGAACGCCGAGCGGGTCGCGGAGGAGGTCCGAAGCGCCGGTCGCCAGGCCTGGGCCTTTGCCGTCGATGTCGCCGATGCAGAGGCCGTCCGCCAGGCCGGCGAAGCCATCCTCGCCGAAATCAAGGCCGTCGATGTCCTCGTCAACAATGCCGGGATCACCCGCGACGGCCTGGTCATGCGCCTGGCCGAATCGGACTGGGACGAGGTCCTCGACACCAACCTCAAGGGCGCCTTCCACGTCACCCGCGCCTTCTCCCGCGCCTTCCTCAAGCAACGCTCCGGGCGCATCATCAACGTGGCCTCCATCATCGGTCTCATCGGCAATGCCGGTCAGGCCAACTACGCCGCCAGCAAGGCCGGCCTCATCGGTTTCACCAAGTCGGTCGCCCGGGAATTCGCCTCCCGCGGCGTCACCTGCAACGCCATCGCTCCGGGCTTCATCACCACCGACATGACCGCCGCCCTGGGCGACGACCTGAGGGCCCAACTCCTCGCCCGCATCCCCATGAACTGCCTGGGTGAACCCGAGGACATCGCCCAGGCCGCCCTCTACCTCGCCGGCCCGGGAGGACGCTACGTCACCGGTCAGGTCCTTGTCGTGGACGGCGGCATGGTCATGTAA
- the acpP gene encoding acyl carrier protein, translating into MADQETTIEQRVRKIIVDQLGVKEDQVTPEAKFIEDLGADSLDTVELVMALEEEFGQEIPDEEAEKLQSVGDVIKYIEERQK; encoded by the coding sequence ATGGCGGACCAAGAAACAACCATCGAACAGCGGGTCAGAAAGATCATCGTTGACCAGCTCGGCGTAAAAGAAGACCAGGTGACTCCAGAGGCCAAGTTCATCGAGGACCTCGGAGCAGACTCCCTCGACACCGTCGAGCTTGTCATGGCCCTCGAGGAGGAGTTCGGGCAGGAAATCCCGGACGAGGAGGCCGAAAAGCTCCAAAGCGTCGGCGACGTCATCAAGTACATCGAGGAGCGCCAGAAATAG